The Cupriavidus necator N-1 DNA window CACAGACCTATCCCGCCAAACCGATCCGCATCGTGGTGCCTTATGTGGCCGGCGGCGGCACCGACACCATCGCCCGTGCCATGGGCGAAAAGCTCAGCAAGCGCCTGGGCCAGCCCGTGGTGGTGGACAACAAGGCGGGCGCCTCGGGCATCATCGGCACCGACGCCGTGGCCAAGGCCGCGCCGGATGGCTACACGCTGTTGATGACCCTGACGCAGTCGGTGCTGACCAACCAGTTCCTGTACCAGAAACTGCCCTACGACCCGCGCAAGGACCTGACCATGATCAGCGTGCTGGCCGATGCGCAGCTGGTGCTGGTGGCCCATCCGTCGGTGCCGGCACGCACCGTGCGTGAACTGGGCGAATACGCGCGCAGCCGGCCAGGCAAGCTCAGCTATGCCTCGTGGGGCGTGGGTTCGCTGTCGCACCTGAGCGGCGCCTACTACAGCAAGCTGGTGCACGGCCAGGCCACGCACGTGCCCTACAAGGGCGAGGCGCCGATGATGCAGGACCTGCTGGGCGGGCAGGTGCAGTTCGGTTTTGCCAGCATCCTGACCGCCAAGCCCTATATCCAGAGTGGCAAGCTCAAGGCGCTGGCGGTGACCGGCACGCAGCGCAGCAGCGCATTGCCTGACATGCCTACCTTCGCTGAGTCCGGCATGCAGGACAGCGCCTTCAAGACCGTCGGCTGGATCGGCCTGGTGGCGCCGGTGGGCGTGCCCGCGCCGATTCTCGCCAGGCTTGAAGGCGAAGTGCGCGCCATCCTGCAGGCGCCCGACATGCAGGAGCGACTGGTCGCGCTGGGGCTGCGCACGGTGGGCAGCTCGCCGGCCGAGGCGCAGGCGCTGTATGCGCGCGACTGGCCGGTGCTGAAGACGCTGGTGGCGGATTCGGGCGCGAAGCTCGACTGATTTACACGACTGGTTTCCGATGGCGGGCGGTGCGGCAATTGCCGTGTGCGCCCGCTTTTCTATTTGCACAATGCCGCGCGATGCGCTTTTGGAAATCGAATGGAAACCATTGGTATTCGCATCTGCAATGGCGCGTGAAAACCCGGCGAAAATGCTGCAGCAAGGCCGAATTTGCTTGATGTCCGCTCTTGCCGGACTACCATGAAATGCGCGGCGGGATTATCACTGCGGGGTTTTCGTGATTACGAAAATGAGAGTGGGTCCATCGGTTTTGAGGGGTCGTTGGGGGCAGTCATGAAAAGCGACAAAAAGGTGATCCAGTTGCTCAATGGCCAGCTCCGCCATGAGTTGACCGCGATCAACCAGTATTTCCTGCATGCCCGCATGTACCGGCATTGGGGGCTCGGTGCGCTGGGCAAGCACGAGTACGAGGAATCGATCGAGGA harbors:
- a CDS encoding Bug family tripartite tricarboxylate transporter substrate binding protein; amino-acid sequence: MNRRAWLALAAGGLIGGFSLSLALPAAAQTYPAKPIRIVVPYVAGGGTDTIARAMGEKLSKRLGQPVVVDNKAGASGIIGTDAVAKAAPDGYTLLMTLTQSVLTNQFLYQKLPYDPRKDLTMISVLADAQLVLVAHPSVPARTVRELGEYARSRPGKLSYASWGVGSLSHLSGAYYSKLVHGQATHVPYKGEAPMMQDLLGGQVQFGFASILTAKPYIQSGKLKALAVTGTQRSSALPDMPTFAESGMQDSAFKTVGWIGLVAPVGVPAPILARLEGEVRAILQAPDMQERLVALGLRTVGSSPAEAQALYARDWPVLKTLVADSGAKLD